A single window of Bacteroidota bacterium DNA harbors:
- a CDS encoding tetratricopeptide repeat protein, whose amino-acid sequence MRKLIIYLFCFVVFVSFGQKKHVFNESVTDYYSKVDSLPFFLYEKAELDTFIALNRVIPVTAEIYGVKCEAHVGFKVDAKNNINSLKNYYTDIVFPKNVVMNDYKYYDSLKLFFEKETQRLIMATDGLWFSDSLKCKGEIKYKIFYISDGYNKLNKNADNAYFNTKGNTAPKNIELGSPASLLVKKDLYNYGVRKFSIKRTLLAKAYFVEAIKYYPKDIDAHYNLATCYLKLKDQQKACYHWNKCLELGDKEVQTEINKYCN is encoded by the coding sequence TTTTGTAGTATTCGTTTCATTTGGACAAAAAAAGCATGTCTTTAATGAAAGTGTTACTGATTATTACAGTAAGGTTGACAGCTTGCCGTTTTTTTTATATGAAAAGGCTGAGCTCGATACCTTTATCGCCCTGAATAGAGTAATACCAGTAACAGCAGAGATATATGGAGTTAAATGTGAAGCACATGTTGGATTTAAAGTTGATGCTAAAAACAATATCAACTCGCTTAAGAATTATTATACCGATATTGTGTTTCCAAAGAACGTAGTAATGAATGATTACAAGTATTATGATTCGCTTAAGTTGTTTTTTGAAAAGGAGACACAAAGATTAATTATGGCGACGGACGGATTATGGTTTTCTGACTCATTGAAATGCAAAGGGGAAATAAAGTATAAGATTTTTTATATCAGTGATGGGTATAATAAACTCAATAAGAATGCAGATAATGCATATTTTAATACAAAAGGTAATACGGCACCAAAGAATATCGAATTAGGAAGCCCAGCTTCACTCTTGGTTAAAAAGGATTTGTATAATTATGGTGTACGAAAATTTTCTATAAAAAGAACACTGTTGGCAAAAGCTTATTTTGTAGAAGCTATAAAATATTACCCAAAGGATATAGATGCCCACTATAATCTCGCAACATGTTATCTGAAATTAAAGGATCAACAAAAGGCGTGTTATCATTGGAATAAGTGTTTAGAATTGGGTGATAAAGAAGTGCAAACAGAAATAAATAAATATTGCAATTAG